TAGAGCACCGCCTGCTGGCGTTCGAGCGACGCTACGAGACCACCGCCAAGCCGTTCCAGTGGAAGTTCACCCGGAGGGACCTACGCAACCTGATGCGGCGGCTCGAAGAGCGACAGATCCTTTCCCCGGCGGCGTGAGCCAGGCCGCTGGTCAAAGGAATACGTTGGCGAACTTACGAGCCAGAGCACTTAGCCCCCCTAACGACACCCGTGTAGTTTGTGCAACTCCAGCAAACACCCGTGAACTTCTGCGAACGGGGGGCACGTCTCCCGGTGTCCACCCCGCCTGGTGTCGTCGCGGTCGCGCTCGTCTCTGTGGTGCCGGTGCGCCTGTAACTCAGCTCTCGCCGTGGTCGTGCTTGTCGGCGCTATGCCCCCTCGGCCTCAGTGCAGGGACGAGCCTGACCGGAGCATCGTCGGGAGTCGTGCCGCTCAATCCTTGAAGCCGGGTCAAGGATTGGGAGCATGGGAGCGCGAGGCACCATCCCGATGCCGGCCAACGTCCGCGAGCTGCACGGCAACCGTCACAAGCCGGCGGCCGAAGGTGTGCAGGCTGTCGTTGCCGCTCCCACTCCGCCGGCGGACCTCGACGCCGAGGCGAAGCGCGAGTGGAAGCGGGCGGTGGTGGAGCTCACCCGTCTGCGTCTGCTCTCGCTTCTCGACCGGGCCCTGCTTGTCACGTATTGCGAGGCGTGGTCAGTCAACCGCAAGATGGAGCAGCCGAAGCGGGCGGAGTGGTACCGGCTGAACGTCCTCCCTCTCGCCAAGGAGCTGGGGCTGACCCCGAACGCGAGGCTCAGGATGCGAGCGCCCGAGGTGGAGACCGCCGACGCGGAAGGACTCGACTGATGGCGCTCCCCGGAGCCATCGTGAATGTGCGGCTGGATCTCCTGGAGGAGCCGCAAGCCCTCTGGTGTGATCGTTGCTTCCTTCCCTCGCTGCTGTCTGTCCCGGTAGCCGTTTCGTTCGACGGTGAGCTTCGCAGCATCGGCACCTACACGTACTGCTGAGCTCTCGAACCCCCGGTGCCCCTGCCCGGGCGGCAATCAGCGCGGCCTCAAGCTGGGGCCAGCGGAGCGCGAGATCGACTGCCTCGATTGCCCTCTCCAGGTCCCGTCTCGGCCGAGTGGTCGAGTGGTCCTCCCTCTTGATGGAAGCACCCCGACGGCGCCGCGGCGTGGCGCCGGCGTACTTCTCGAACTCCTCGGGGGAGGGCGATGGGACCGCTTTGCCACCCTCGCTTCTTGCCATGGGGGCAGAGTAGATCGAGGTGCTGACGGCTGAGCAGGAGGCCGCACTGGAGCGCCCGCTCCGTGATTGAGCGGGCCCGGCGGCCGAGCTATTCCTCGCCCGTGCAGGGGCGACGAGCTGGCCGTCGGCCGCCGGTACGGGATGCGGCTGGTAGTGCGGACGGGCGTGCTCCTCGTCCAGGTTCAGCTCCTGGAGAAGGTCGGCCGGAAGCGCCACGTCAAGGTCCGTCACCTGGACAGCCCGCCGCCCGGCCTCGAGAAGTACGTCCGAACGCGGAACCTCGTCGTGGCCTGGGGGGAGCGCAAGGCCTTCCTTCGGGACGAGGAGCGCGCCGCCAGCTGGAGCGGACCTGAGAAGACGCTGAGAGAGAGGCTCCGATGGGAACGGTCTCACGGCTCGCGCAGGACCGTGGCGGCCCGGACGCGGTTGACGGCGAGGAGCGCGCCGCCGAGGGCCACCGCCGAGGTGGCCACCATGAACCCGACGAGGCCGGCGAGCGAGGCGATTGGAACGCTCAGCAGCGGCGGTGGGAGGTTGAAGAAGAGCCCCAGCACCCGGACCGTGAGCATGCCGAGGCCGAGCCCGACCGGCACGCCGATGAGCACGCTGCCCAGGACCGCGGCCATCCCCTCCTGTCCTGGTCCGGTCAGGACCTGCTGCGTGCTGGCCCCTGTCGCGCGGAGGATCGCGAACTCCCTGCGACGTTCGAGGACGAGGAACGCCCCCAGGACCGCCACGCCGATCGCCGCCACCAGCGCCCCCCCCAGCGACTCGATCCTGCTCAGTCCTCCCAGGTTGAGTGCCGTCAGCCCGCGCTGCGTCGGATTGCCCAGGGTCGATACGCCGAACTTCCCGTTGAGTGGACCCCGACGAAGCTCGGCGGCCACAGCGGTCGCCGAGCGTCCGGGCGCGACGCGGGCCAGGTAGAAGTCAGGCGGGGCCACCACCGATGGAGGCAGGATCGCGGTCGAAGTGACCATCTCCGAGAAGGGGGAATCCGGCGGGAAGGATCGGAACACGCCCACGACTTGCAGCTTCAAGTTCGTGCTGTTCTCGAAGTCGTCGGGGTAGATGATCAGCGGGAGCGTGTCGCCGGGGCGCACCGCGAAGTCGTGTGCGACCTCCGTCGAGACGACGACCCCCATGGGGTCGGCGGCGAGGCCGTCGAAGCCTCGGCCGTCGACGATCCGGGGCGCGACGGTGACCGTCGCCTGATAGGAGGCGAGGTCGACGGCCAGGATGGTCTTGCGGTCGCCCCCCGCCCGCGCCGGGACCAGACGGAACGGGCTGGTCGCCACCACGCCCGACCGATCGAGCGACGGGAGCGTGAACAGCGGGTCGCCCGGCGTGAGCCGG
This region of Actinomycetota bacterium genomic DNA includes:
- a CDS encoding P27 family phage terminase small subunit, translated to MGARGTIPMPANVRELHGNRHKPAAEGVQAVVAAPTPPADLDAEAKREWKRAVVELTRLRLLSLLDRALLVTYCEAWSVNRKMEQPKRAEWYRLNVLPLAKELGLTPNARLRMRAPEVETADAEGLD